The Camelina sativa cultivar DH55 chromosome 14, Cs, whole genome shotgun sequence genome includes a window with the following:
- the LOC104740364 gene encoding protein FAM32A-like: MSAYDNVIGGKLKLKGKALDVKAGGVKKKKKHKKQEEQALKITDHDLIEGESTEALGNLIEREEEGEEAGRIEREDVNLQHDDDELLTPAERRYIEQKQRLDVQKLAKEANKSHRNRIEDFNQYLANMSEHYDIPKVGPG, from the exons ATGTCAGCATACGACAATGTTATTGGTGGGAAGCTGAAGCTAAAAGGGAAGGCTTTGGATGTGAAAGCAGGTggggtaaagaagaagaagaaacataagaaacaagaagaacaagctCTTAAAATTACTGACCATGATCTCATAGAAG GAGAAAGCACAGAAGCACTGGGTAATTTGatcgaaagagaagaagaaggtgaagaagcgGGCAGGATTGAGAGAGAGGATGTGAACTTGCAGCACGATGATGATGAACTCTTAACGCCTGCAGAAAGAAGGTACATAGAGCAGAAACAGAGATTGGATGTGCAGAAGCTAGCTAAGGAAGCCAACAAGTCTCACCGTAACAGGATTGAGGATTTCAATCAGTATCTGGCTAACATGAGTGAGCACTACGATATCCCCAAAGTCGGACCTGGTTAA
- the LOC104740366 gene encoding reticulon-like protein B23: MREMGKAIGLLMSGTLVYYHCVNRNATLLPLLSDVLIVLLSSLALLGLLFRQLNVSVPVDPLEWQISQDTACNIVARVANTVGAAESVLRVAATGHDKRLFLRVVVCLYFLAALGRIISGVTIAYAGLCLFCLSRLFQSSDRNSELNRRNREILERETP; this comes from the exons atgagagaaatGGGGAAGGCGATCGGATTGCTGATGAGCGGGACGCTAGTGTATTACCATTGCGTTAATCGGAACGCGACTCTTCTCCCACTCCTCTCTGACGTTCTCATTGTTCTCTTATCTTCCCTCGCCCTCCTCGGCCTTCTTTTCCGTCAACTCAATGTCTC AGTACCTGTGGATCCATTAGAGTGGCAAATATCACAGGACACAGCATGTAACATTGTTGCGCGCGTAGCTAATACCGTTGGAGCAGCTGAATCCGTTCTGCGGGTTGCAGCAACCGGACATGACAAGAGGCTATTTCTTAGG GTTGTGGTCTGTCTTTACTTCTTGGCAGCTCTAGGACGAATCATATCGGGTGTTACCATTGCCTATGCAG GACTATGTTTGTTCTGTCTCTCCAGGCTTTTTCAGAGTTCTGATCGAAACTCTGAATTGAACCGAAGAAACCGAGAGATTTTGGAACGAGAAACACCTTGA
- the LOC104740367 gene encoding putative pentatricopeptide repeat-containing protein At1g16830, which yields MLWRCNWVKQRKRILNTLSFSSIQDHFTTKPSEYSPRIAPKPPLTHDNVYSYLRESPSDLKTLNYFFWCAKQNNYFHDDRAFDHMVSVVEKLTRQYNSIDRVIEELKLSGCEIKPRVFLLLLEIFWRGHIYDKAIEVYNGMNGFGYVPNARAMNMMMDVHFKLNLLYGALEIFEGIRFRNFFSFDIALCHFCSREYLVMVKIVLKMMIREGFYPNGERFGQIIRLCCRKGCVAQGFQVVGLMIYSGISVSVHVWNMLVSGCFRSGEPQKAVDLFNKMIQVGCSLNLVTYTSLIKGFMDFGMVNEAFSLLSIVQSQGLAPDIVLCNMMIQTFTRLGRFEEARNVFTSLQKRKLVADQYTFASILSSLSLSREFDLVPRIASGIGTDFDLVTGNILLNCFSKVGHNLYALKVLRSMSNKDFALDCYTFTGYLTALCRGGASREAVKMYEIIIRENKCLDAHFHTAVIDSLIELGEYTTAIHLFKRCILEKYPLDVVSYTVAMKGLVRANRIDEAWSLFHEMKEDGVSPNRRTYRTLISGLCKEKENEKVKKILRECIEEGVELDPNTKFKVISLLSRYRRNFSEFRSVFEKWRSDFTENVDVSDSDDNLAVSVG from the coding sequence ATGCTATGGAGATGCAATTGGgtgaagcagaggaagagaaTCCTTAACACACTCAGTTTCTCTTCGATTCAAGATCATTTCACCACGAAGCCAAGTGAATACTCTCCAAGAATTGCTCCGAAGCCACCACTCACGCACGATAATGTGTATTCTTACTTACGAGAATCACCATCCGATCTCAAAACTTTGAATTACTTCTTCTGGTGCGCGAAGCAGAACAACTACTTCCACGATGATCGAGCATTTGATCACATGGTTAGTGTTGTTGAGAAACTAACTCGTCAATACAATAGCATTGATCGAGTCATAGAGGAACTGAAGCTATCTGGTTGTGAGATTAAGCCTCGTGTTTTCTTGTTACTGTTGGAGATCTTTTGGCGTGGTCATATCTATGATAAGGCTATCGAGGTTTACAATGGCATGAATGGTTTCGGTTATGTGCCCAACGCTCGTGCCATGAATATGATGATGGATGTTCATTTCAAACTCAATCTTCTTTATGGAGCTCTTGAAATTTTCGAAGGGATACGTTTTCGAAATTTCTTTAGTTTCGACATTGCGTTGTGTCATTTTTGCAGTAGAGAGTATTTAGTTATGGTTAAGATagttttgaagatgatgattagAGAAGGTTTTTATCCTAACGGTGAGAGGTTTGGCCAGATTATTAGACTGTGCTGTAGAAAAGGCTGCGTCGCTCAAGGGTTTCAAGTGGTTGGATTGATGATATATAGTggaatctctgtttctgttcatgTCTGGAACATGTTGGTTAGTGGTTGTTTTCGATCAGGAGAGCCGCAAAAGGCGGTTGATCTGTTCAATAAGATGATTCAGGTCGGTTGCTCTCTCAATCTCGTGACATATACTAGTCTGATCAAAGGGTTTATGGATTTCGGAATGGTTAACGAAGCGTTTAGTTTGCTAAGTATTGTGCAATCCCAAGGTTTAGCTCCAGATATTGTTCTTTGCAATATGATGATACAAACATTCACTAGACTCGGAAGATTCGAAGAAGCTCGTAACGTTTTCACCAGTTTGCAAAAAAGGAAACTTGTGGCGGATCAGTATACTTTTGCTTCAATACTGTCTAGTCTATCTTTGTCCAGGGAGTTCGATCTCGTTCCTAGGATCGCCAGCGGTATAGGAACAGATTTTGATCTGGTAACTGGAAACATACTCTTGAACTGTTTCAGCAAAGTTGGCCACAATCTGTACGCGTTGAAAGTACTCCGCAGCATGTCTAACAAGGACTTTGCCTTGGATTGTTATACATTTACTGGTTATCTTACTGCGCTTTGTCGAGGAGGAGCATCTCGCGAGGCTGTTAAGATGTATGAGATCATAATCCGGGAGAACAAATGTCTCGATGCTCATTTTCATACTGCGGTAATCGACAGTCTCATAGAGCTTGGTGAATACACTACCGCGATTCATTTGTTTAAACGTTGCATCTTGGAGAAGTATCCTTTAGATGTTGTGTCGTATACAGTAGCTATGAAGGGACTTGTGCGTGCGAATAGGATCGATGAAGCTTGGTCTTTGTTTCACGAGATGAAAGAAGATGGGGTTTCTCCGAATCGAAGGACTTACCGGACTCTTATCTCTGGTTTGTGCAAggagaaagagaatgagaaagtgAAAAAGATTTTACGGGAATGCATTGAGGAGGGAGTTGAGTTGGATCCTAATACTAAGTTTAAAGTTATTAGTCTATTGTCTCGATATCGCAGAAATTTCTCTGAGTTTAGATCTGTTTTTGAGAAATGGAGATCAGATTTCACAGAGAACGTGGATGTTTCTGATTCCGACGATAATTTAGCTGTTTCTGTTGGTTGA
- the LOC104740368 gene encoding uncharacterized protein LOC104740368: MMMMARSLSLSKGRLATAAASSSLLPSSSHLVSSRSQSSRRRVDLYEIDTAEASQSPSDPLIQKLEDAVHRIFVRRSAPDWLPFVPGASYWVPPSGSGTQSNGIAQLVVKLANPLTDEGSLSANSSHGWPSSDYFLKGGTPKLMENMTDNTVSTTESHSEDEEV, encoded by the exons atgatgatgatggctcgatctctttctctctctaaaggCCGTCTCGCCACCGCCGCTGCATCGTCCTCTCTCCTCCCTTCATCATCACACCTCGTCTCTTCCCGATCACAATCCTCCCGTCGCCGTGTCGATCTGTACGAAATCGATACCGCTGAGGCGTCGCAATCGCCGTCTGATCCTTTGATTCAGAAGCTAGAGGACGCCGTTCACCGGATATTCGTACGCCGATCTGCTCCTGATTGGCTCCCTTTTGTTCCCGGTGCTTCGTATTGGGTGCCTCCTTCTGGATCTGGAACCCAGTCTAATGGAATCGCTCAGCTCGTTGTGAAGCTCGCGAATCCGTTAACCGACGAAGGATCTTTATCTGCGAATTCTTCTCATGGATGGCCTTCCTCTGATTATTTCCTTAAAG GTGGTACACCTAAGTTGATGGAGAACATGACCGACAACACAGTTTCAACTACTGAGTCTCACTCCGAGGACGAGGAAGTGTAA
- the LOC104740369 gene encoding uncharacterized protein LOC104740369 yields MAEIVKHGKGFHLLCILSIFFILFVLSVHVSADVDSHMRGVPSEDKTTTVWLTKIRSTGKNYWAKLRETLDRGQSHFFPPNTYFTGKNDAPMGAGENMKEAATRSFENSKATVEEAARSAAEVVSDSAEAVKEKVKRSFSGGATPHPTGSEEL; encoded by the exons ATGGCTGAAATAGTAAAGCATGGGAAAGGTTTTCACCTGCTATGCATATTAtctatcttcttcatcctcttcgtATTATCAGTACACGTTTCGGCTGATGTCGATTCTCATATGAGAGGGGTGCCAAGTGAAGATAAAACGACGACGGTCTGGCTAACTAAGATTAGAAGTACTGGTAAAAATTACTGGGCCAAACTCAGAGAGACTTTGGATCGTGGACAGTCCCACTTCTTTCCTCCGAACACATA ctTTACAGGAAAGAATGATGCCCCGATGGGAGCCGGTGAAAATATGAAAGAAGCGGCGACGAGGAGCTTTGAGAATAGTAAAGCGACGGTGGAGGAAGCTGCTAGATCAGCGGCGGAAGTGGTGAGCGACTCGGCGGAAGCGGTCAAAGAAAAAGTGAAGAGGAGCTTTTCCGGTGGAGCGACGCCGCACCCGACGGGTTCTGAAGAGCTATAA
- the LOC104740370 gene encoding uncharacterized membrane protein At1g16860, whose amino-acid sequence MGSRYPSHQLSNGLFVSGRPEQPKERPPTMSAVAMPYTGGDIKRSGELGKMFDIPTDGTKSRKSGPITGAPSRSGSFAGTAQSGPGAPIATGRMSGSLASAGSVSMKKTNSGPLSKHGEPLKKSSGPQSGGVTRQNSGPIPILPATGLITSGPITSGPLNSSGAPRKVSGPLDSSGLMKSHMPSVVHNQAVTTLGPEDDFSCLKSFPKPVLWLVVLIFVMGFLAGGFILGAVHNPILLVVVAILFIVVAALFIWNMCWGRRGVTDFIARYPDADLRTAKNGQYVKVTGVVTCGNVPLESSFQRVPRCVYTSTCLYEYRGWGSKPANSSHRHFTWGLRSSERHVVDLYISDFQSGLRALVKTGNGAKVTPLVDDSAVIDFKQGSEQLSPEFVRWLNKKNLTSDDRIMRLKEGYIKEGSTVSVIGVVQRNDNVLMIVPSSEPLAAGWQWRRCTFPTSLEGIVLRCEDSSNVDAIPV is encoded by the exons ATGGGTTCGAGATACCCATCTCATCAGCTCAGCAATGGGCTATTTGTGTCTGGTCGCCCTGAGCAACCCAAAGAACGTCCTCCAACCATGAGCGCAGTAGCCATGCCTTACACGGGTGGCGATATCAAGAGATCAGGAGAATTGGGGAAGATGTTTGATATTCCAACAGATGGGACTAAGTCAAGGAAGTCTGGCCCCATAACTGGTGCTCCTTCAAGGTCTGGCTCATTTGCAGGAACTGCTCAATCTGGTCCAGGTGCTCCTATTGCCACTGGCCGTATGTCTGGCTCTTTAGCTTCTGCTGGTTCTGTTTCTATGAAGAAAACCAACTCTGGACCTTTATCTAAGCATGGAGAGCCTTTGAAGAAATCATCTGGACCGCAATCTGGTGGTGTAACACGGCAAAATTCCGGACCTATTCCTATTCTCCCAGCTACAGGTCTCATAACCTCTGGGCCTATTACATCAGGTCCTCTGAATTCATCTGGGGCACCCAGGAAGGTGTCTGGTCCTCTAGACTCTTCTGGTTTGATGAAGTCACATATGCCTTCTGTTGTCCACAACCAGGCGGTAACTACCCTTGGTCCAGAAGATGACTTTTCCTGCTTGAAGAGCTTCCCAAAGCCTGTGCTGTGGTTGGTTGTTCTTATATTCGTAATGGGGTTCCTTGCCGGAGGCTTCATTCTTGGAGCAGTTCACAACCCAATTCTCCTCGTTGTTGTCGCCATCTTGTTCATAGTTGTTGCTGCGCTTTTTATTTGGAATATGTGTTGGGGGAGACGTGGTGTCACCGATTTCATTGCTCGTTATCCTGATGCTGATCTTAGAACCGCCAAAAATGGTCAATACGTGAAGGTCACTGGG GTGGTTACTTGTGGTAATGTACCGCTTGAGTCATCCTTCCAAAGAGTTCCCAGATGTGTGTACACGTCGACATGTCTTTACGAGTATCGTGGATGGGGTTCAAAACCAGCCAATTCTTCCCATCGTCACTTCACATGGGGACTGCGATCATCAGAG AGACATGTGGTGGACTTGTACATTTCTGATTTTCAATCTGGGCTCAGAGCCTTAGTCAAAACCGGAAACGGTGCAAAGGTAACACCTCTTGTAGATGATTCTGCTGTCATCGATTTTAAGCAAGGAAGCGAGCAATTGTCTCCCGAATTTGTTCGATGGTTAAACAAGAAGAATCTAACAAGCGATGATCGAATAATGCGGCTCAAAGAAGG GTATATAAAAGAAGGAAGCACAGTGAGTGTGATTGGAGTGGTGCAGAGAAACGATAATGTGTTAATGATAGTTCCCTCATCTGAGCCACTTGCAGCTGGTTGGCAATGGAGGAGATGTACATTCCCTACAAGTCTTGAAGGAATCGTATTGAGATGTGAAGACTCATCGAACGTCGATGCCATACCGGTttga